DNA sequence from the Syntrophales bacterium genome:
ACTGCGCGACGGAAAACGACGAAAAACTGGCGAGGCTGAAAAAAGAGTTTCCCGAGAGCCGCATTTTGTGGCAGAGTGCCGAGTACTCGCTTTTGCAACTGAACGGATCAACCCCCAAGGAGAATTGATGTGAAGAAAAGAGAGGATTTTCTGCCGATGAACCGGCCTTCCCTCGGAGAAGCCGAGATTGCCGCAGTTACCGCTTGTCTGCGCTCGCGCTGGATTACAACCGGGGCGCTCTGTAAGACTTTTGAAGAAAAATTTCAGGTACTTACTGGGGCAAAGTACGCTGTTTCCCTGACTTCCGGAACGGCGGGGATGGATATTCTGCTGACGGCGCTTGGCATTGGCACAGGCGATGAAGTGATTACCCCCTCGCTGACATTTGCCTCAACGGTTAATATGATTGCGCTGCACGGCGGCCGGCCGGTTTTTGTCGATATCGACTATGACACCCTCAACATCAACGCCGATGCAATTGAGGCCTTGATAACCCCCCGGACAAAGGCGATTATCCCCGTGCATTTTGGCGGCGCCCCGTCGGATATGGACAAAATTCAGGAGATTGCCCAGCGTCATAACCTGATTGTAATTGAAGACGCAGCCCACGCTGTGGGAACGCGCTACCGGGGAATTCATGCCGGCGGCTTCGGGGAGATTGCAATATTTTCCTTTCATCCAATCAAGAATATAACGACCGGCGAGGGAGGGCTGATCACCCATAACGATGAGAAACTGGAAAAGAAACTCCGTCTGCTGCGCTTTCACGGTATAGAGCGGGATGCCTGGAAACGCTATGGAAAAGGGGGGAACCCCGAATACGATATCGAGGCGCCGGGCTGGAAATACAACATGACGGACATCCAGGCGGCCCTGGGGAACGCCCAGTTTGATAGGCTCGGTGAGTTCAACCGCCGCCGGGCCGAAATCGTTTCGTTGTACGAGGAGGGGCTGCGGGAGGTGCAAGGGCTGGAACTGACGCTCGCTCCCGACTACCCGCACGAACATGCCCATCACCTCTTTGTGGTGAAAATTCTCGCGATGAAAAGGGAGCGCTTCATGGAGAAGCTCTCCGACTACAACATCGGCTACGGGCTCCATTTCCCGCCCTGCCATCTGCTCAAATATGTCAGGGAGCGCTATGGGCTTGTCTCCCTGCCGGAGACGGAAAAAGCCGCGGATAAAATCATCTCTCTGCCCCTTTTCCCGGAAATGACGGATGACGACGTCGGGTATGTCTCAGAGGCGATAAAGGAAATAATGGCCGGCTGACATGCACGCATTTTATGAACATTAAACTTCGTTTTCGAGTGAAAGCGCAGAAGGAAACTTGAAGAGATGGCAACAGAAAACATTGGAAATTATAAAGATATGATATCATTAGTAGTTCCTGTTTATAACGAAGAGGAGAATCTGCCGGAGCTGATGAAACGGATCCGCCCGGTGATGGCGGCTTTAGACAGACGATGGGAGATAATCCTGGTCGATGACGGCAGCCGGGATCGATCGCTGGAACTCTTGAAGGAATTTACCGTTTATCCCGAGGTGCGGGTTGTCGAACTAACCAGAAATTATGGGCAGCACGCGGCGATTCTGGCGGGTTTTTCGGTTGTCAACGGTGAGATAATCGTTACCCTGGATGCGGATCTCCAGAATCCGCCCGAGGAGATCCCCCGTCTTATCGCCGCAATGGAAGAGGACGGGCTCGACGTGGTCGGGACGATTCGAAAAAAGCGAAAGGATTCCCTCTTTCGGATCATTCCTTCCCGAATCGTCAATATCGTTGCCCGGAAGATCACCGGCGTCCACATGACCGACTGGGGATGCATGCTGCGGGCCTACCGCCGGACGGTTGTCGAGAGGATGATCTCCTGTCACGAACATGCCACCTTCATCCCGGCCCTGGCTACCCATTTTGGAAAGCGCATCAAGGAGATAGAGGTTGCCCACGAAGAGCGGCACGGGGGAAAATCAAACTACCCGCTGAGAAAACTGATCAGCTTGCAGTTCGATCTGGTCGCCTCCTTCTCCGAATGGCCGATCAAACTCATCATGTACGGAGGCGTTCTGCTTGCCTTCCTCGGCGTGCTGTTCGGCCTTTTTCTGGCCGCCGCCCGGCTTATCTATGGCGCCCATTGGGCGGCTCAGGGCGTCTTCACGCTGTTTGCCATCATGTTTGTCTTTGTGGGACTTCAGTTTTTTGCCCTGGGCATTCTGGGAGAATATATCGGCAGGATATACCGGGAGGTTCGCAAACGGCCGGAATATGTGATCGAAAAGGTTTATGGCGGTCCAGTTGCAAAGGCGGAAGAAAAAGCATGAAAGCAGTGGTATTTGCCTATCATAACATGGGAATAGCGGGGCTTGACGCCCTGGAAAGAGCCGGATTGGAAATCTCCTTGATTTTTTCCCACGCAGACGATCCGGCGGAGAACTGCTGGTTTGGCTCGGTCCGGGAGTGGGGAATAAAACGGGGCATACCGGTGGAATGTCCTATGGATATCCGCGAGGAGAAATGGACGAAGCGGATCGCCGCGCTTGCTCCGGAGATGATCTTTTCCTTTTACTACCGTTTTATGCTCCCCGATGAAATTCTCGTAATTCCCACCTGGGGGGCGTATAACCTCCACGGCTCTTTGCTCCCCAAGTATCGCGGCCGGGCGCCGGTGAACTGGGTGCTGGTTAATGGTGAGAAGCAGACGGGGGTTACGCTGCACCATCTTGGGCATAAACCCGATGCCGGCGATATCGTGGGTCAGCGGGTTGTGCCGATCGCGTTTGAGGACACGGCGCTTGCGCTCTTTGGAAAATTGTGCGCAGCCGCGGGCGGGCTTCTTGACGAGCTGCTGCCTTTGATGAAAATCGGCAAGGCGCCCCGTATCAAACAGGATTTAGCGAAGGGCAGCTATTTTGGCGGCCGGCGGCCGGACGATGGCCGTATCTGCTGGAGCTGGCCGGCAGAGCGGATATATAACCTGATTCGCGCAGTTACCGACCCCTATCCGGGCGCGTTCGGCGCTATGCCGGACTGCTCCCGGCTGATGGTATGGTGGGGCCTGCCCCAGGAGGATGAGGAGACAGGAGAGAAAAGCGAGCAGGAAATTCCTGGAACAATTGGGGTAGAGAACAAAATGGTTACGGTACAGACAGGGGAGGGGAAAATCCGTCTTTTGGATGTTCAGAGTGAAGGGGTAAGGATGACCGGAGACGCGCTTTATAACTTTTTCAAAAAAAGGGAAGGAATAAAACTATCATGAAGGTATTGATTTTAGGGGTAAACGGATTTATCGGGCACCATCTGACGCAGCGCATCCTCGACGAGACGGACTGGAGCGTCTATGGGATGGACCTCTCCGATGACCGTCTGGGAAAGAACCTGCAAAATCCGCGGTTTCATTTCATCGAAGGGGATATTGCGATTAACCGGGAGTGGATCGAGTACCATGTCAAAAAATGCGATGTCGTGCTGCCGCTGGTCGCGATCGCGACGCCAAAACTGTACGTTGAGGACCCAATTGGTGTTTTTAATCTCGATTTCGAGATGAACCTCAATATCGTCAAGCAGTGCGTAAAGTATCATAAAAGGGTGCTTTTTCCTTCCACCTCAGAGGTTTACGGCGCCTGCCCCGATCGGGAATTCAAGGAGGATGAAAGCTACCTTGTGGTCGGCCCGATACAAAAAGAGCGCTGGATTTACTCCTGCTCGAAGCAACTTTTAGACCGGGTTATCTACGCGTATGGCACAAGGGGGCAGGTTGAATTTACCCTTTTTCGCCCCTTCAACTGGATCGGTCCCCGCCTTGATTCCCTTTACGCCGCGAAGGAGGGGAGTTCCCGGGTGGTGACGCAGTTCATCGCGGAGCTGATGCTGAAGCGGCCGATCTCGCTTGTTGACGGCGGCAGTCAGAAGCGCTGCTTCACTTACATAGATGACGGCATCTCCGCCCTGGTGAAGATCATCGCCAACAAGGACGATGTCTGCAAAAACGAGATCATCAACATCGGCAGTCCGGGCAATGAATGCTCTGTGCGGGAGCTGGCCTACAAGCTGAAGGAACTCTTTATGGAGCATCCGCGTCATCGTGACGACAAAACCTATTCGGAAATCATTGAAGTGTCCTCCGAGGATTTTTATGGGAAGGGATATCAGGACATAATCACCCGTACCCCGAGCATAGAAAAGGCGCGCCGGCTTTTAGACTGGACTCCTCAGATAAATCTGGATGATTCGCTGCGGATGACTTTGTATGCGTTTCTCGAAGAAAATGACAGGTAGGGAGCTTTGAATTTCTCCCGAAATGTTGTTAATTGTCATTCCCGTGAAAACGGGAATCTGGTCTTTTCGGGAACTTATAGATTCCCGCCTGCGCGGGAATGACAAAAGGGTATAGATTTTCAAAGCTCTCAGGTAGGGAGTTAGGCTGCTGGGGAGGGGAGGGGTTTTGTCCGGCATACTGGGTCTGAAAATCGATGTCGATACTTATCAGGGGATGAAGGAAGGGGTGCCTTGTCTTCTCGATATATTGAGAAAAAACAACCTGCCGGCGACTTTTTACTTAAGCATCGGCCCGGATGCCTCAGGTCGGGCCGTTCTGCAGCTTCTGAGAAACCCCCGTTTTTTGAAGAAAATGATCCGGACGCGCGCGGCGAGTCTTTACGGGTTTCGCACGGCCCTCTACGGAACGCTGCTGCCATCGCCAATGATTGCCCTTTCTTTTCCCGAGATCGTCCGGCGGATAAAGGCGGAAGGGCACGAGGTGCAGTTTCATGCCTGGGATCACCGGCGCTGGCAGGATGAGCTCTTCACGAAATCAGAGAGTTGGATACGGGAGTGGTTTAAGCGTGGCATCGCCGGTTTTGAGCGCCTGGTCGGAGAAAAACCGCAGTCATTCGGCGCCCCGGCTTGGCTGATCGATGACCGCGTGCTGTCAATTGTGGGCGGGCTTGGTTTTGAGTATCTAAGTTGCACAAGGGCGCGGGCGCCGTTTATCCACGAAGGGATAAATCTTGTTGAAATCCCGTCGGATATCCCCTGTTTCGAGGAGGTGGGGATGGCGGAGGGGACGCAAAAAATTCTGTCCGCGCTGGCCGAAGGCGGGATGCACGTCCTGCCGGTTCATGCCGAGGTCGAAGGCGGGATCATGGCCGATAATTTTATCGCCCTGATTGAAGCGATAAAAAAGATGGATTATCGCTTTGTCAGACTGGGCGAGATGATCTCCCTGCTGGATCGCGCTGAGCTTCCCCGCCGCCGGTTTCGCCTCGAACTTCTGCCGGGCCGCTCCGTTGCCTGCGCCGTCTGAGAGGCAGGTAAATTTAAGCAAATAGAGGTAATTGCAAAACCATTTGTCATTCCCGAAAGCGAAGCTTAATGTTCATAATATGGAGGCAATTGCAAAACCATTTGTCATTCCCGAATGTCTCTATCGGGAATATGGTTTTTCAGGCAGTTAGAACCAGATTCCCGCTCAGAATCGTTGCGGGAATGACAGAATGGGGAGTTTTGCAATTACCTCAATAGATGTTAAAAAAGATTGTAATTTTGCCTCGCAGTGTTATATGAGGCTCCGAGTTTTTTACAACTATAAATAGACGGGAGTCAAAACATGAAGGAATATAATCTTTTGGAAAAACTGGCCGAGGCGAGCCCCGGAATGG
Encoded proteins:
- a CDS encoding bifunctional UDP-4-keto-pentose/UDP-xylose synthase, translated to MKVLILGVNGFIGHHLTQRILDETDWSVYGMDLSDDRLGKNLQNPRFHFIEGDIAINREWIEYHVKKCDVVLPLVAIATPKLYVEDPIGVFNLDFEMNLNIVKQCVKYHKRVLFPSTSEVYGACPDREFKEDESYLVVGPIQKERWIYSCSKQLLDRVIYAYGTRGQVEFTLFRPFNWIGPRLDSLYAAKEGSSRVVTQFIAELMLKRPISLVDGGSQKRCFTYIDDGISALVKIIANKDDVCKNEIINIGSPGNECSVRELAYKLKELFMEHPRHRDDKTYSEIIEVSSEDFYGKGYQDIITRTPSIEKARRLLDWTPQINLDDSLRMTLYAFLEENDR
- a CDS encoding polysaccharide deacetylase family protein, translated to MSGILGLKIDVDTYQGMKEGVPCLLDILRKNNLPATFYLSIGPDASGRAVLQLLRNPRFLKKMIRTRAASLYGFRTALYGTLLPSPMIALSFPEIVRRIKAEGHEVQFHAWDHRRWQDELFTKSESWIREWFKRGIAGFERLVGEKPQSFGAPAWLIDDRVLSIVGGLGFEYLSCTRARAPFIHEGINLVEIPSDIPCFEEVGMAEGTQKILSALAEGGMHVLPVHAEVEGGIMADNFIALIEAIKKMDYRFVRLGEMISLLDRAELPRRRFRLELLPGRSVACAV
- a CDS encoding glycosyltransferase, whose product is MATENIGNYKDMISLVVPVYNEEENLPELMKRIRPVMAALDRRWEIILVDDGSRDRSLELLKEFTVYPEVRVVELTRNYGQHAAILAGFSVVNGEIIVTLDADLQNPPEEIPRLIAAMEEDGLDVVGTIRKKRKDSLFRIIPSRIVNIVARKITGVHMTDWGCMLRAYRRTVVERMISCHEHATFIPALATHFGKRIKEIEVAHEERHGGKSNYPLRKLISLQFDLVASFSEWPIKLIMYGGVLLAFLGVLFGLFLAAARLIYGAHWAAQGVFTLFAIMFVFVGLQFFALGILGEYIGRIYREVRKRPEYVIEKVYGGPVAKAEEKA
- a CDS encoding aminotransferase class I/II-fold pyridoxal phosphate-dependent enzyme, which produces MKKREDFLPMNRPSLGEAEIAAVTACLRSRWITTGALCKTFEEKFQVLTGAKYAVSLTSGTAGMDILLTALGIGTGDEVITPSLTFASTVNMIALHGGRPVFVDIDYDTLNINADAIEALITPRTKAIIPVHFGGAPSDMDKIQEIAQRHNLIVIEDAAHAVGTRYRGIHAGGFGEIAIFSFHPIKNITTGEGGLITHNDEKLEKKLRLLRFHGIERDAWKRYGKGGNPEYDIEAPGWKYNMTDIQAALGNAQFDRLGEFNRRRAEIVSLYEEGLREVQGLELTLAPDYPHEHAHHLFVVKILAMKRERFMEKLSDYNIGYGLHFPPCHLLKYVRERYGLVSLPETEKAADKIISLPLFPEMTDDDVGYVSEAIKEIMAG
- a CDS encoding formyltransferase, which encodes MKAVVFAYHNMGIAGLDALERAGLEISLIFSHADDPAENCWFGSVREWGIKRGIPVECPMDIREEKWTKRIAALAPEMIFSFYYRFMLPDEILVIPTWGAYNLHGSLLPKYRGRAPVNWVLVNGEKQTGVTLHHLGHKPDAGDIVGQRVVPIAFEDTALALFGKLCAAAGGLLDELLPLMKIGKAPRIKQDLAKGSYFGGRRPDDGRICWSWPAERIYNLIRAVTDPYPGAFGAMPDCSRLMVWWGLPQEDEETGEKSEQEIPGTIGVENKMVTVQTGEGKIRLLDVQSEGVRMTGDALYNFFKKREGIKLS